The genomic stretch TATATAATTAGGGTCAATTTTTATTGAAGATAATGTATCGAGGTTCCCCGCATAGGTCAGCTTGTCATAATTAATAATTTTTGCCTGGCCGGTTCTCACGAGATTGAGGATAAAGTTTCCACCAATAAAGCCGGCGCCACCTGTAATAAAAAATGTTTTCACTTCTGTAAATACCTGTCGGAAGATGATACAACAAGAGAAGTAAATTGAAATTAAACCTCTAAGTGGAGTATAAGTGGTTAAGCTTATATATTCAAGCCAATACACTTTGCTGACTTTACTAGGATAATTTACTAAAGATATTCAAATTTAAAAGGATAATAATGCGCCAATCATCTATTGCGGTTGTGGTTGTAAATTGGAACTCAGGAAAATATCTGGAAAAATGTTTGCAAAACTTAAGGGATCAGACCTTATCTCCAACCCGGGTTTTGGTGGTGGATAATGCCAGTACCGATGATTCTATAGATGGCCTTGAACAAAGATTCCATGATTGGGAGTTTATTCATTTAGAAAAAAATACTGGTTTTGCATACGCTAATAACCTGGCGGTCAAACAGGTGGATGATTGTGATTGGGTTACATTTTTAAACCCGGATGCTTTTGCTCGACCTGACTGGCTGGAAAAATTAATGAGCGCGGTTGAACGGTTTCCTGATGCGAAGATGTTTGGCAGTCATATGCTTGGATACAAAAATGATCTGATAGATGGAACGGGAGATATCTATCACGTATCTGGAATTGCATGGAGAAGAGACCATGGCGTGGAATCCTCAAAAATTCAAAGGGAGTCCGGAGAAATATTCTCACCTTGTGCCGCTGCAGCCTTAATCTCCAGGCAGGTTTTTCTGGAAGCCGGTGGTTTTGATGAACATTTCTATTGCTATAATGAAGATGTAGATCTCAGTTTTCGTCTGCGCTTGATTGGGCATCGGTGCATTTATGTTTCGGATGCTATTGTAGAGCATGTTGGGTCAGGCACTACTTCCAGGTACAGTGATTTTGCTGTATACCATGGCCAAAGAAACCTGATTTGGTCTTATGTCCGAAATATGCCTGGGATATGGTTCTGGTTTTTTTTACCACAGCATATTCTGTTTAGTTTGTCTTCAATGATTCGGTTTTCACTGAATGGAAAAGCTGTGCCAGTTTTTAAGGCGAGAATAGATGCTTTGAAAGAGCTTCCCAGAATTTGGACGCTTCGACAGAAAACACAAAGCTCCAGAACTGTGTCAGGGCGCACAGTGATTAGATCTATGGATACGAATTTCTGGACGCCCTATATCCAGAAGAAAATCAATTTTTCAATTTCTGGTTAAGAAGTTGGTTGATTTCTTTCTCCAGAGATGTGCTCTTGTTATAGGTCAAGGCAATTTCCAGGTGCTTGCGTGCAAGAGCAGGGTCTCCGTTAGAATCAAGAATCAATTTCCCAAGGTTGTAATGCGAGTCTGGTAATTGCGGATAATGCTTTATCGATTCATGAAAGGCTTCCCATGCTTTCTCATATTGGTTTTGCCTGATAAATAGTATGCCGAGATTGTTCTGAGCTTTGGCCGAGTCAAGTCCTCCTCCCTGAATTTTCTGGTATGCTTTTTCCGCCAGCCCCACTTCCCCTTTTTCCTGATATATTTTTCCTTTTAACAGTAGTCCTTTGGGAGAGCCTGGAACTTTTTGCAGATAGAAATGTATGTATTTCTCGGCCTCCTCAAAAGAGTTCAATTGCAGGTTGATGCGTGCCAGGTTGAGGTCCAGACTTGGAGGCATGGGATACCCCCATTTATATAAAATATATCTTTCTCTTGCGCGAAGAAATTCCTCGCGGGCACGTTGAAACTCTCCGCGAGAAGCTAAATAAGTGCCTAGATTCAAATATCCAATCGGCAGGGTAGGCTCAAGCTCAATGGCTTTCTGAAATTCTTTCTCTGCCAGATCAAACTTTCCGCCTTGGGTGTATATGCTTCCCAGGTTGCTGTGGGCAAAAGCTCTGTAAAATTCATCTGCTGCGGAACGGGATAGTTTTAATAGCGGTACAAAAGCTTGTTGATAACGTCTGTCCTCCAAATAAAAATGACTGAGATTATGAAGAACCTTGAGGTCGGCGGGGGATTTTTTATAGGTGTCTTCCCAGAGTTGTATGTTCGAACGGTAGACCGAGTTTCTGGTTATTAATTGGGAGCCCAAAATCATCAAAAAAACTACCAGCATTATCAGGCATGGTCTTTTGAATGAGCTTTCCGCTTTTATGAAAAATAAGTGATAAAAGATATAAGAGGTCAATATGCTGAGACCCAAAGAAGGCAGGTATAAATTCCTTTCACTCAGCAAGTCTGCGCGAGGTAAAAAACTGTTTGTGGGAGAGAGAGTAATGAGAAACCATAATATGGAAAAAGATATAACCGGGGATATTTTTCGAAAGTTTCTAATTAAAGCAAATAATGCTGTCAGCCAAAATATAACGGGTATGATGTTAAAAAAAGAAAGCCATTGGTTTGGGAAATCATAATCAAAAGTCAGGTTGATTGGAAACAGGCTGATCTTTATCGCATACATCAATACCCTGGTTTGAGCCAGTGCATAATTGATATCTATTTTGCCCAGCCCATTCATGACAATTTTGTTCATACCAGGTGTGAGGATGAAAAATGCGACAACTAAACAACCAATCGGCAGATAGATGGAAAATAACCGGATTTTGAAGGGATGCCAGCTTTCATTTCTCATGAAGCATAAATCATATAAAACTATGATTATTGGAAATGTAATGGTGGTTTCCTTGCTGAGAAGTGCAAGGCCAAACGCCAAAAGTGATAAGGAATAAAAAAGTGGAATAAATCGATAACTTCTTCGTTCACTACCCAAAATAAAAAACAGCAAAGCCAGCAGGAAAAAAAAGCCGCCTATCCCGCTTGCTCTTCCAGACAGATATGTGACAGCCTCAGTGTTGACAGGGTTGAGGGCAAATGTAAAAGCTATGATTGATGACAGGCCTATTACATCTTTAGTGTCCCATTTAGTGGTCTTACTGAAAGTTTTGAAACCTATAATGAGGATGGTCGCCGATGATAAAAAATGAAACAGTACATTGACCAAATGGTAGCTTAATGGGTTTAGTCCGCTTAGAGAATGGTTTAGGCTGAAGCTGAGGTAGAAAAGATGGCGATATTGGATAGGCCAGAAGCTGTTATATCTGTCTGGGCCGCTAAGCTTGATATTTTGTAATAATGCCTGGTCATCAAAATTGAAAGGCGAGAACAGGGTATTTGCATAGGTGATTGAAATAAGGAAAAATATTGCAAGGCTGGATAAAAACAACCTCGCTTTGATTGAAAAGGAGGCATTCATGATGTTTTCTTTTTCTCGAAAAACTTAAGGATGAAAACCAGAATGGCAACGTTTACTAAAATAAAAACAAAATAAATGGGTATAAAATGGGGAATAAGATTGATCCTGAATACAGGTACCATTGCGGTCAAATCAAAATAGAAACCAATTACAAATAGTATGGCAATGGTTTTCCGCGGCGAAAAACCCAATTCCCCCATTCTGTGATGGAAGTGGTTGGCATCCTTGGTGAACGGGCTTCTTCCTTTCGTGATTCTTCTGAAAAAAGCGAAGGTGGTATCCATGATGGGGATGAGCAGAGTAATAACAGGGATAAGATAATATATCTCATCAGTATAGCCTTGATTGAGAGGCAGTAAGGTGATGAGGGAGATTAATAGTCCTAGTGGAAGACTTCCGGTATCTCCGAGAATAATTCTCGCAGGTGGTAAATTGAAAAAGAAAAAGCCGAGGGTGCTTCCCGCCAGAACTACTGCCAGAAAAGAGGATTCAATAATACCGCGCTCAAGATAGACAAAGGTCAAAGTCAGGCAAGAGAAAAAAATAATCCCCGGTGCCAGACCATCCATGCCGTCTATCAGATTAATTGCGTTAGTGATACCTACTATCCATAAAATTGTCAGCAGAATTGAAAAGGGTCCCAGGTCAATCAGGCTGCCGATACGTTCTATTTGAAATCCTGCAAAATAAAGAATAATAGCGATAACGATTTGCACGAACAGTTTTAAGCGGGGAGGACAGTCAGTTGCATCGTCATAAATACCTAGAAGAAACATCAACCCAACCCCCAAAGTCAATGTGGCAAAAAGGTTGACATTGCGTGCATCCACCATGCCCAGGAGCAACAATATCCAGAGTGTCGCCAGAAAAGAAAGAATAACTGGGACTCCACCGAAAGGGCTGACGCTTTCCTTGGCTAATATTGGGAAGCGGTTCAATATGAACGTGAGAAAATTGAAGCTTTTTAAGGTTTTTATCAGATATAACGTGAGACAAAATGACAAGATCAGAGCTGTAAAATAGCCCTCCAGATACACTTCCCCTGAAATTTGGAATGTTTCAAACTTCATTTGAAAGTATCCCTGGTGGGAGTTTCTTTAAATAGATTGAATGCAAGCTGAGAAAAGCATCGTAAGGTTATTGCAAAATTGACGATTATTTTTGCCAAAGGATTTTTTGCGTAATGTTTTCCGTAATAATGCTTCATGCCTTGATGGCGTTTAATTATGATTGCGACAGGCACTTTACTGTTGCTGGTATTGACATGATGAGTTATTTCGGCTGATGGAAAATACATCACTTTATATCCTGATTGAGAGATGGTTCTGCAAAGGTCGATATCTTCATTGAATAAAAAGTATTGCTCGTCAAATCCATTTACTTTTTCAAATACTGCACGAGGTACCATGAGACAACATCCGGATAACCAGTCGACTTCCCGGTTCTCATCGTGGCTGAAATCTTTCATTAGATAATTCACTGTATAGGGGTTATCTGGGAACCATTTTGAAAGTAGGGAATAACGGTTGAAAAAACCTGTCATAAGAGTTGGGAAACGTCTGCAGGAGTATTGCAGACTTCCATCCTCATTCAATACCTTTGGTCCCAGTGCCCCTACATCTGCGTTCGATTTCAAGAAGGCAACCATTTTCTCTATAGCTTGATCGGTTAAAATAGTGTCGGGGTTTAAAAAAAGAAGTGTTTCGCCTTTTGCTGACCTGACAGCTTGGTTATTGGCCTTGGCGAAGCCAACATTTTGAGTGTTCTGAATCAACTGGACTTGAGGATAAGACTCTTTCAAAGAAAGCATTCCCGAGTCGTTCTGGCTGTTATCTACAATGATGACTTCAAAAGATATTTCCCGCAGAGTGTGGTAAATGGACTCCAGACAATTTCTGAGGGGAGTGCTGTTGTTATAACTGACGATGATGCAGGAAAGGTTCACGGTCTCAGCCGACTCTTCAGGAAGGAGGAAAAGAAACTCAATCTAAATTATTGCCCAATTTGGATAGGATTTCAATATGGTAAGAAAATTACCCTGTTTATGAGAACTATTTCAGATAAACCAGACTCCTTTTCTTAAAGTTGTTTGATGGTGTTTTTGGGTGCATCTACTTAATTGATGGCTCTGCACGGGTGCTAACGATTGTTAGGGAATCATATTGCTTAAGTACTTCCGCAAAATTGCCGATTGAGATATGATAGCAGGCGATAACCAGTGGATAACTGGAAATAGCCCAGGTTACTACTCAATAAAAACCGGAGAGAAAAATGGGAAAAAGGGTTTTGGTGACAGGCGGGGCCGGATTCATCGGGTCGCATACCGTGGACCAGCTGGTTCAACGGGGAGATACCGTCCGGGTTTACGACAACCTCAATCCACAGGTACATGGAGAGCAGGCCAAAAAGCCTGAGTACTTGCACTCGGAGGCAGAATTCATCAAGGGGGATGTTCGCAACCGGGACCATTTAAAGAAAGCCATCGAAGATGTAGATCTGATCATTCACGATGCCGCAGAGGTAGGCGTGGGTCAATCAATGTATTCTATTGACCAATACGTTTCCACAAATGTCCAGGGCACGGGAGTATTATGGGATATCCTGGTCAACGAAAAACATAAGGTTGAAAAAGTTCTCGTTGCAAGTTCCATGAGCCTTTATGGAGAGGGTTCTTACCAGTGCCCGGAACATGGAAAGATTAGTCCCAAACCCAGACCAGAGAGTCAACTTGCAGAGGGGAAGTGGGAAATGCTTTGCCCGGAATGTGAAGTGCCTGTAACTCCTGTCCCTACAGATGAGAATAAAGAACTGGACTGCACATCAGTCTACGCACAAAGCAAAAAAGATCAGGAAGTGTATTCACTGATGATTGGAAAAGCCCATCAGATTCCCACTGTAGCCTGTCGTTATTTTAATTGTTATGGCCCACGCCAATCGTTAAATAATCCTTATACTGGTGCGGCGGCTATCTTTTGTTCTGCGATCAAGAACGATTCTCCACCTTTGATTTATGAGGATGGTCACCAACGCCGTGACTTTATTCATGTTCGTGATCTGGTCCGTGGAAAACTTCTTTTGCTGGATCATCAGGATGCGAATTACGAAATTTTTAATATTGGAACTGGCAAGCCATCTTCCATTTTGGATCTGGCGGAAACGCTTATCGAGCTTTGTGGAAAAAACTTTTGTCCCGATGTGATTTATAAATTCCGCAATGGTGATATTCGAGATTGTTATGCCGACATCTCCAAGATAAAAGCCCTGGGTTTTACACCTGATTTGACCTTGAGGCAGGGGCTTGAAGACCTGGTTGCCTGGAGTGACAATCAGCATGCGGTTTCACGGGTTAGCGATGCTCATCAAAAACTGGTTGATAAAGGCCTGGTGCTGGAAACTCAACCGGTTGCCAGTAAGTAAATACTGTTTTTTCCCCACTCTCTTCGGACTCCCCAGGAGAGAAACTATTTCTGGATTTTGAAAAATGACCCAACGTCTTATTTTAGGCGGCATTTTGTTTTTCCTTTTTCTACTGCTCACACCTCTTGGTATTTTCAATGATTGGATTCCTCCAGCGACTCATAAAGGCTATTACGCTGTAACAACCATTGATGGTGGGGACGATGCTGGCTACTATGCCTACCTTCGGTCGGTTTTTTTTGATGGCGACCTTGATTTTTTTAATGAGCTTCATTATGTCCATTCAGAAAAATTCATGCCAACCGGTTATGTTTTCAACAACTGGCAAATGGGCCAGGCCCTTGTGTTTTTGCCGTTTTTTCTCGTCGGTCATTTGTTGGCACTGCTTTATCAGGGGTTGGGTTACCCAATATCGGTAGAGGGTTATTCGGCACCTTATTACATCTCTACCGCTGTGGCTTCGGTTACTTTTTTATTTGCTGGATTGATTCTGGTTTTTAAAACCCTGCATTCTTTTATTGATAAACGGTTTTCCTTACTTGTAACGCTGTCCATCTGGTTGGCTTCTCCACTTATCTATTTTTCATTCATTCGGCAGCGAATGTCCCATACCGTAGAGTTTTTTTTCGCCGCGGTTTTGATTTTTGCCTGGGCCCATTTCCGCCCTCTTGCGAGGGAGGCAAATAGCAATGACCCCGTGGGCCGAGATGCGCCTTCAAACGCAGAAGAAGGCCGGGGTCAGTTGGTGCTTCGCTTTGCCGCTTTAGGAGCTATTCTGGGTTTCCTGGGCATGACAAGGGTGATTAATATTGCTTTCCTTGCCTTGTTTGCGGTGGACCTGATATGGAGTTTTCGCGGTGACTTGAAATCGAGCGCCAACGTTAAAAAAATTCTGCTGTTGGGAGGAGCAGGGTTAGTAGGGTTTTTTCTGGTCATGCTCCCACAGATTGTTTGCTGGTACCAGTTGAACGGGGTGCCTTTTCCTCCACGTCATATGAAATACGCAGGGGATGGATTGTCGGGAATCTCCTTATTGCCGGTGTTGGAAAAGTTGTGGGATCTTTTCTTTTCAGCTAAATGGGGTTTAATGTTTTCCATGCCATTGGCTGTGGCGGGTATGGCAGGATTATTTCTAAAAAATGAATGGCTAAAAGAATTACGACCCGGGTTGTTGGCTTATCTGGCCGGAATCCTGACTATTGTAGTTGTATATCCGGAAGATTCAGCTTCATACGGGCATCGGCATCTGATTTCGGCGTTACCTGTTTTTGCGCTGGGACTGGCTAACCTGTTGCGTCGAATTTCAGAAACAGGATCCAAGTGGGGAGTTTGGGCTGTCAAAATAGGATGTTTGTCGGCGGTACTGGCACAATTTATCATGGTCATTCAATATAAGGTTGTCTTGCCTTATAACCATCCCGAATTTACCTTGAAAGCACTTGCATCAACGCCCGAATTGATTTCCAGCCGTCCTGATTTGTTATTGAGATCATCCAATTTTTTTAAAGTTTTATCACTTCAATTTCCACAAAACTGGAATTATCTGGATGGATTATTCCTTTTAGTATTCCCTGCTTTTCAACTGATGGGATTGGCATTTGTGTTGGTTTATTTTAAGTTAATAGGTCAGGGGTCCTTCTTTCAAATCAGGTTTCTTGACCCGAAGTTCATTCTGGGCAAGAGTATAATCGTTAGTATTATTTTGCTGGTTACTGTCATGATCGCTGCCCCTGTAAAAACCCGGTCTGAAATAAACTCCAGAATGGAATATCAGGAAACAGTTAAAAAGGCAGAAGCTCACGTGAGAAGTCGTGAAATAGATAAAGCTCGTGCTGAATACAATCAGGCTGTGAAAAAGATCCCTCAGTCCTGGAAACCTTATTTGATGATCGGGCAGACTTGGCAAGCTCAAGGCAGGATCGATGAAGCAAACCGATTTTATCTAAAAGCGTTGGATTATAATCCAGATGATAGTCCGACTCTGGTATTATTGGGAAATAATTTGAGGCGACAAGGCAAAGTTGAAGAATCAGAAAAAGTTTTACGTTCTGCTGTTCGCGCATGGCCGTTAAATTTAACTGCTTATGACTCCCTTGCCCAACTCCTGGTGTTTCGTGGCAAACGTGAAGAAGGCATAAAAATGTTCAAATACGCGCTTCAAATCAACCCTGATTATGGGCCCAGTCATATAAATTTGGCTATGACTTATCATTCGCTAAATCAGGAAAGAGAGAGCTTGCTTCATTTAAACAAGGCTCTAAGTCTTGGCATGAAAGGCCCCGTAATTGACCGAATAAAATCGATAATCCTGAACAAACCAGGTAAATCATGATTGACGAAATTGATTATTTCCCTCGTAGGGACCGCCACAATAAAAAGAAAAAAGTGGACTCGGGATGGGGAGATCTTAAAAAAGAAAAATCAGAGCAAGATGCAAAAACTCAGCCTGATAAGAAGAAAGCTATAAATAAGCCTTTTTCAGAGAGTGAATCAAAGGATCAATAGCATTTTGCCTGTATGGGCAAAGGTATTGAAATTTTCGAAGTGACAGTTCTCTTCTTGGTCTGAGAACCCCTCCACTGTTATAATATCCAACTCGTTAAAATTTATTTGTACACAGGAGCCGAATGATGATGGACAGCCCTTTTTCGTTTTTTAGAACTGTATTGTGTTTGTTTTTACTGAACCTTTTATTATTCCCATCGCTGGGATTTTCGAGCGTGATCGATGAAACGCTAAAAGGGGATGAAAATGTAGTGGAGGGTAAACTTGAGGAAGCTGAAAAGCATTACGCCCGAGCGCTTGAAATGGACCCGGATAATTGGCGCATAATGCGTCCACTGGCCGAAGTCCGTTTCCAATTAAAAAAGTATAAAGAAACCAAGGAACTGGTTGATCGTATATTGGCTATGAAAGTATCCAAATTAAAAATCGTTAGGGTTACGATGAAAGATAGTAATCAAACATTTGAAGCAGAAATTATTGATGAAAATGTTATTCCTGCTGATGATGGTAGCAATAATATGAGGAATTATTTGGATGGCGAAGGTAAAAAAGTTACTCCTCATTACCGACTCTTCAATCTCGATAATAGGGAAATGCTTCTCGTCCCACATGATGCCGCAAAGATAAAATATCAGGCAGTTCCTACCAGAGACTATGCTTATACTCAGGAACTGCATGCCAAGGTAGAAAATATTTTGATCGCTCAGTCAGAGCCTCTGGGTCCTGTTGAAATGATAGCTCTCAGAGGTGGTTGTTTCAAAATGGGGAGTGATAAAGGTCACGCTGTATCAGAGGAACCGGTCCATGAAGTTTGCCTGGATCCCTTTGAACTGGATAAATATGAGGTAAACCAGAAGGACTTTCAAACAGTGATGGGGCACAATCCCTCAAGGTTTAAGGGTGCTAAACGGCCTGTCGACAGCGTAACCTGGCATGAAGCTGAAGAGTATTGCAAAAAATCCAATAAACGATTGCCGACCGAAGCGGAATGGGAATTCGCCGCACGTGGAGGAACCAATACAGAATTTTACTGGGGCGATGAGTTTGATCCCACCAAAACCAATTTCTGTGACAGCAATTGTGTGATGAACATACGAACGGCAAACCTGTCAGATGGTTATCCGAATACTGCTCCAATAGGTTCTTTCCCGGCAAACCCATTTGGTCTCCATGATATGGCTGGTAATGTTAATGAATGGGTATCAGACTGGTTTGAGATTCGGTACTACAAAAATAGTCCGAGGAACAACCCTAAAGGAGCCCCGCGCTCCAATCCATCAGACCGTCGTGGCGGAGGAACACAGAAAGTTTATCGGGGAGGTGCCTGGAAAACCGAGGTGAACAGTCAACGGACAGCCTGGCGAAAAGGTTTTGAAACGGACTATCGGCTGGATGGCACAGGATTCCGCTGCGCTCGCTAACCCACTAGGCTGGGGGGCAACGGCAATATCTTGTTGCAGCTTCTAAACCTTGTTGGCGGCTTAGTAAGGCCGAGGGAATTATTGCTTGCCTGGAGGGGTTATTGCTGGTTATCACCGGGCATGGCCCGGAGTTCAGACTTTAAAATTTTCCCGGTCGCTGTTTTTGGCAGGGATTCCATAAACTGGAACTTGTCCGGGATCATGAAGGCCGGCAATTTTTCACGGCATAATTCTTTCAGCTCCTGCTCATTGGTTCGTGTGCCTTCGCGCAATGCCACGAATACCTTTACTTTTTCGCCAACGCGCTCGTCGGGGATTCCTACTGCAGCCACTTCGATGACTGCCGGATGATTCATCAAAGCGTTTTCGATTGCCAACGGTGAAACATTTTCTCCGGCTCGAATGATCAGGTCTTTAATCCTGCCTGCGGAAATGAACAGCCGACCCTTTTCATCCATATGCCCGAGGTCACCGGTTTTCAGCCACCCATCGGCTGTCAGTGTTTCTTCTGTTTCTTTTGGTTTTTTCCAGTAACCCTGCATCACTGTTTCGCCGCGAACCCTGATCTCGCCAACTTCTCCTTGCGGCACAGGTTTTCCGGCGTCATCAACAATTTCCAGTTCTACATTTGGCAGGATGGGTCCGACTGAACCTGCCACACTGCCATCTTTCATCGTATTCACGGCGATTACGGGGGAAGTCTCGGTCAGCCCATAGCCTTCAATGACTGTCACACCAAGTCCTTCTTCGACTTTTTTTAGCAGAGCTTCGGGAAGAGATGCGCCTCCGGAAATGCAATAGCGCAGGGAAGAAATATCATAACCCCCTCGGGCATAAAGTTGTACCAGGAACGAATAAATGGTGGGAACCAATGGCAGAATGGTTGCCTGATGCCGGGATATGGATTCTAAAATAGTTTTAGGTTGAAACTGTTTCAGCAAGATGAGTGTGGCCCCTGAGCGAAGTAATACCAAAGCCATAATGTTTCCGAAAGAATGAAAAAGGGGCAGGGCAACGATAACCTTGTCATCACAGTTAAAATGCAGGTGTTGTAAAAATCCGGTGCAATTGGCATCAAACTGTTTTTCTTCCAGCATAACTCCTTTGGGTTTTGCGGTAGTCCCTGAAGTATAAAGAATAACATCTGGAAGGATTTCTTCTCTTTTATGTCTCGTTAGAGAATCACGCGGATCACCCATTACCATAAACTCTTCCCAGCGCAGGGTTCCTTCCCCTAATTGTGAAGGATCAGCAGGACCTGCAAGAATTTTATTGGGAAATAATTTAAAAAAAGGAACGGTTTCAGGTTTGACAAAAGCCGAGTCAACCACCAGGGTATCGATTCCCGCATCTTGAGTGATGTAGACGAGATCCTCCGGTTTCAGCATGAAGTTGTAGGGGATAACAGGAACTCCTTTGACTAACGCGGCAAAATAGGCGACAAGATATTCTTTCTGGTTCAGGCATAGCAGCCCAATTTTGCTGTTTGCAGTAAGTTTTAGTTTGGACAACGCACTTGCAAATCGCTCGATCTGCGAAACGAATTCTCCATAGCTTAGTGTGGTGTCCCCTTCAATTATTGCCGGGTGTTTCGGGTCTTTTTCTGAATGAGATTTTAGATATTGATAAAAGGTCATAATAAAGTTTCCACATTTGGGCAAATAATTTGCCCGGCATTATAACGTATCTTGCCTTAAGGTAGGCATTTGTATCTCACCCGGTAGAGGTGAATATTTAGACACCCAAACTAGTTGTTTTCCAACACCTATAGCCTTGGGGACAAATAGAAGTGGATAATAAATCGAGAAAACTGTTTTCTGCTCAAGAAAGCCTATGCTCATTGCCCGTGGCCGTTGGCCACCAATCTCCTTGGGGGCAAATAGAAGTGGATAATAAATCGAGAAAACTGTTTTCTGCTCAAGAAAGCCTATGCTCATTGCCCGTGGCCGTTGGCCACCCACCGGGCGAAGAATCCGTTGGGCAGGTTCAACCCGGATGATTGATCCGGGATGAACATTTCTCCCGTCTCAAAATGCCCGGATTTATGCGATGAGAAATAGGTTCGCATCATATTTTCCAGCGTCAGGGCAGAAAATCCGGGAGAATGGGTGGTGAACAGCAAAAATGCTGGAGAATCGCTG from Nitrospinota bacterium encodes the following:
- a CDS encoding dTDP-glucose 4,6-dehydratase, with translation MKTFFITGGAGFIGGNFILNLVRTGQAKIINYDKLTYAGNLDTLSSIKIDPNYI
- a CDS encoding glycosyltransferase family 2 protein gives rise to the protein MRQSSIAVVVVNWNSGKYLEKCLQNLRDQTLSPTRVLVVDNASTDDSIDGLEQRFHDWEFIHLEKNTGFAYANNLAVKQVDDCDWVTFLNPDAFARPDWLEKLMSAVERFPDAKMFGSHMLGYKNDLIDGTGDIYHVSGIAWRRDHGVESSKIQRESGEIFSPCAAAALISRQVFLEAGGFDEHFYCYNEDVDLSFRLRLIGHRCIYVSDAIVEHVGSGTTSRYSDFAVYHGQRNLIWSYVRNMPGIWFWFFLPQHILFSLSSMIRFSLNGKAVPVFKARIDALKELPRIWTLRQKTQSSRTVSGRTVIRSMDTNFWTPYIQKKINFSISG
- a CDS encoding tetratricopeptide repeat protein, translating into MNASFSIKARLFLSSLAIFFLISITYANTLFSPFNFDDQALLQNIKLSGPDRYNSFWPIQYRHLFYLSFSLNHSLSGLNPLSYHLVNVLFHFLSSATILIIGFKTFSKTTKWDTKDVIGLSSIIAFTFALNPVNTEAVTYLSGRASGIGGFFFLLALLFFILGSERRSYRFIPLFYSLSLLAFGLALLSKETTITFPIIIVLYDLCFMRNESWHPFKIRLFSIYLPIGCLVVAFFILTPGMNKIVMNGLGKIDINYALAQTRVLMYAIKISLFPINLTFDYDFPNQWLSFFNIIPVIFWLTALFALIRNFRKISPVISFSILWFLITLSPTNSFLPRADLLSERNLYLPSLGLSILTSYIFYHLFFIKAESSFKRPCLIMLVVFLMILGSQLITRNSVYRSNIQLWEDTYKKSPADLKVLHNLSHFYLEDRRYQQAFVPLLKLSRSAADEFYRAFAHSNLGSIYTQGGKFDLAEKEFQKAIELEPTLPIGYLNLGTYLASRGEFQRAREEFLRARERYILYKWGYPMPPSLDLNLARINLQLNSFEEAEKYIHFYLQKVPGSPKGLLLKGKIYQEKGEVGLAEKAYQKIQGGGLDSAKAQNNLGILFIRQNQYEKAWEAFHESIKHYPQLPDSHYNLGKLILDSNGDPALARKHLEIALTYNKSTSLEKEINQLLNQKLKN
- a CDS encoding undecaprenyl/decaprenyl-phosphate alpha-N-acetylglucosaminyl 1-phosphate transferase, whose amino-acid sequence is MKFETFQISGEVYLEGYFTALILSFCLTLYLIKTLKSFNFLTFILNRFPILAKESVSPFGGVPVILSFLATLWILLLLGMVDARNVNLFATLTLGVGLMFLLGIYDDATDCPPRLKLFVQIVIAIILYFAGFQIERIGSLIDLGPFSILLTILWIVGITNAINLIDGMDGLAPGIIFFSCLTLTFVYLERGIIESSFLAVVLAGSTLGFFFFNLPPARIILGDTGSLPLGLLISLITLLPLNQGYTDEIYYLIPVITLLIPIMDTTFAFFRRITKGRSPFTKDANHFHHRMGELGFSPRKTIAILFVIGFYFDLTAMVPVFRINLIPHFIPIYFVFILVNVAILVFILKFFEKKKTS
- a CDS encoding glycosyltransferase family 2 protein; translated protein: MEFLFLLPEESAETVNLSCIIVSYNNSTPLRNCLESIYHTLREISFEVIIVDNSQNDSGMLSLKESYPQVQLIQNTQNVGFAKANNQAVRSAKGETLLFLNPDTILTDQAIEKMVAFLKSNADVGALGPKVLNEDGSLQYSCRRFPTLMTGFFNRYSLLSKWFPDNPYTVNYLMKDFSHDENREVDWLSGCCLMVPRAVFEKVNGFDEQYFLFNEDIDLCRTISQSGYKVMYFPSAEITHHVNTSNSKVPVAIIIKRHQGMKHYYGKHYAKNPLAKIIVNFAITLRCFSQLAFNLFKETPTRDTFK
- a CDS encoding SDR family NAD(P)-dependent oxidoreductase, whose product is MGKRVLVTGGAGFIGSHTVDQLVQRGDTVRVYDNLNPQVHGEQAKKPEYLHSEAEFIKGDVRNRDHLKKAIEDVDLIIHDAAEVGVGQSMYSIDQYVSTNVQGTGVLWDILVNEKHKVEKVLVASSMSLYGEGSYQCPEHGKISPKPRPESQLAEGKWEMLCPECEVPVTPVPTDENKELDCTSVYAQSKKDQEVYSLMIGKAHQIPTVACRYFNCYGPRQSLNNPYTGAAAIFCSAIKNDSPPLIYEDGHQRRDFIHVRDLVRGKLLLLDHQDANYEIFNIGTGKPSSILDLAETLIELCGKNFCPDVIYKFRNGDIRDCYADISKIKALGFTPDLTLRQGLEDLVAWSDNQHAVSRVSDAHQKLVDKGLVLETQPVASK